A genomic stretch from Doryrhamphus excisus isolate RoL2022-K1 chromosome 23, RoL_Dexc_1.0, whole genome shotgun sequence includes:
- the cyfip2 gene encoding cytoplasmic FMR1-interacting protein 2 isoform X2, giving the protein MTTHVTLEDALSNVDLLEELPLPDQQPCIEPPPSSIMYQANFDTNFEDRNAFVTGIARYIEQATVHSSMNEMLEEGHEYAVMLYTWRSCSRAIPQVKCNEQPNRVEIYEKTVEVLEPEVTKLMKFMYFQRKAIERFCSEVKRLCHAERRKDFVSEAYLLTLGKFINMFAVLDELKNMKCSVKNDHSAYKRAAQFLRKMADPQSIQESQNLSMFLANHNRITQCLHQQLEVIPGYEELLADIVNICVDYYENKMYLTPSEKHMLLKVMGFGLYLMDGNVSNIYKLDAKKRINLSKIDKFFKLQVVPLFGDMQIELSRYIETSAHYEENKSKWTCTQSSISPQYNLCEQMVQIREDHIRFISELARYSNSEVVTGSGLDSQKSDEEYRELFDLSLRGLQLLSKWSTHVMEVYSWKLVHPTDKFCNKDCPGTAEEYERATRYNYTSEEKFALVEVIAMIKGLQVLMGRMESVFNQAIRNTIYAALQDFAQMTLREPLRQAVRKKKNVLISVLQAIRKTVCDWEGAREPPNDPCLRGEKDPKGGFDIKVPRRAVGPSSTQLYMVRTMLESLIADKSGSKKTLRSSLDGPIVVAIEDFHKQSFFFTHLLNFSEALQQCCDLSQLWFREFFLELTMGRRIQFPIEMSMPWILTDHILETKEPSMMEYVLYPLDLYNDSGYYALTKFKKQFLYDEIEAEVNLCFDQFVYKLADQIFAYYKAMAGSVLLDKRFRAECKNYGVIIPYPPSNRYETLLKQRHVQLLGRSIDLNRLITQRISAAMYKSLDHAISRFESEDLTSIVELEWLLEINRLTHRLLSKHMTLDSFDAMFREANHNVSAPYGRITLHVFWELNFDFLPNYCYNGSTNRFVRTAIPFTQEPQRDKPANVQPYYLYGSKPLNIAYSHIYSSYRNFVGPPHFKTICRLLGYQGIAVVMEELLKIVKSLLQGTILQYVKTLIEVMPKICRLPRHEYGSPGILEFFHHQLKDIIEYAELKTDVFQSLREVGNAILFCLLIEQALVVRT; this is encoded by the exons ATGACGACCCACGTGACCCTGGAGGATGCCCTGTCCAATGTGGACCTGCTGGAGGAGCTGCCCCTCCCCGACCAGCAGCCATGCATCGAGCCGCCTCCCTCCTCCATTATGTACCAG GCCAATTTTGACACAAACTTTGAAGACAGGAATGCCTTTGTGACTGGCATAGCCCGGTATATAGAGCAAGCTACAGTCCATTCCAGCATG AATGAAATGCTGGAGGAAGGACATGAGTATGCTGTGATGCTTTACACTTGGAGAAGCTGCTCGAGAGCTATTCCGCAG GTGAAATGCAATGAGCAACCCAACAGAGTTGAAATCTATGAAAAAACAGTCGAGGTGTTGGAGCCGGAAGTCACCAAGCTCATGAAGTTCATGTACTTTCAG cgGAAAGCCATTGAACGTTTCTGCAGTGAAGTAAAGCGTCTGTGCCATGCCGAGAGAAGGAAAGACTTTGTATCCGAGGCCTACCTGCTCACTCTGGGCAAATTTATCAACATGTTTGCTGTACTGGATGAACTGAAAAACATGAAGTGTAGCGTCAAGAATGACCACTCTGCTTACAAAAG GGCTGCTCAGTTTCTGAGGAAGATGGCTGACCCTCAGTCCATCCAAGAGTCTCAGAATCTCTCCATGTTCTTAGCCAACCACAACAGGATCACTCAG TGCCTGCACCAACAACTGGAGGTGATTCCCGGTTATGAGGAACTTTTGGCGGATATTGTCAACATTTGTGTAGATTATTATGAGAACAAGATGTATTTGACTCCAAGTGAGAAACACATGCTGCTCAAG GTGATGGGCTTTGGTCTGTATCTGATGGATGGGAATGTGAGTAATATCTACAAACTAGATGCCAAAAAGAGGATCAACCTGAGCAAGATTGACAAGTTCTTTAAA CTTCAAGTTGTGCCACTGTTTGGAGACATGCAGATAGAGCTGTCCCGTTACATTGAGACAAGTGCTCATTACGAAGAAAACAAATCCAA GTGGACGTGCACCCAGAGCAGTATTTCACCGCAGTACAACCTCTGTGAGCAGATGGTGCAGATCAGGGAAGACCACATCAGATTCATCTCTGAACTGGCACGGTATAGCAACAGCGAAGTGGTGACGGGTTCGGGTCTGGATAGCCAGAAGTCAGACGAGGAATACAGAGAGCTTTTTGACTTGTCGCTGAGGGGTCTGCAGTTGTTGTCCAAGTGGAGCACACATGTCATGGAAGTC TACTCATGGAAGCTGGTCCATCCCACGGATAAGTTCTGTAATAAGGATTGtccaggcacagcagaggagtATGAACGAGCCACACGATACAATTACACCAGTGAGGAAAAATTTGCCCTGGTGGAAGTGATTGCCATGATCAAAGGTCTCCAG GTTCTGATGGGCCGGATGGAGTCTGTTTTTAATCAGGCCATCAGGAATACCATCTACGCAGCGTTGCAGGACTTTGCCCAAATGACACTCAGGGAGCCGTTGCGGCAGGCTGTGCGTAAGAAGAAGAACGTACTCATCAG TGTACTCCAGGCCATTCGAAAGACCGTCTGTGACTGGGAAGGGGCGAGGGAACCTCCAAATGATCCTTGTCTGAGAGGGGAGAAGGACCCTAAAGGTGGTTTCGACATCAAGGTGCCCCGTAGAGCTGTGGGACCATCGAGCACACAG CTGTACATGGTGCGCACCATGCTGGAGTCATTGATTGCAGACAAGAGTGGCTCGAAAAAGACTCTGCGCAGCAGCCTGGATGGACCCATTGTTGTGGCCATTGAAGACTTCCACAAACAATCCTTCTTCTTCACACACTTACTCAACTTCAGTG AGGCCCTGCAGCAGTGCTGTGACCTTTCCCAACTGTGGTTTAGAGAGTTCTTCCTTGAGCTGACTATGGGACGCAGAATCCAGTTCCCTATTGAGATGTCCATGCCGTGGATCCTTACTGACCACATCCTAGAGACTAAGGAGCCTTCGATGATGGA GTATGTGCTGTATCCTCTGGATTTGTACAACGATAGCGGCTACTATGCTCTTACTAAGTTCAAGAAGCAGTTCCTTTATGATGAAATTGAGGCTGAG GTAAACCTCTGCTTTGATCAGTTTGTCTACAAGTTGGCTGATCAAATATTTGCTTACTACAAAGCAATGGCTGGAAG CGTCCTCTTAGATAAGCGCTTCCGGGCAGAGTGTAAAAACTATGGAGTGATTATACCATACCCTCCTTCAAACCGCTATGAGACGCTGCTGAAACAGAGACATGTACAG CTACTGGGTCGCTCCATTGACCTAAACCGCCTGATCACCCAGAGGATCTCTGCTGCCATGTACAAGTCTCTGGACCACGCCATCAGTCGCTTTGAAAGCGAGGATCTGACCTCCATTGTG GAGTTGGAGTGGCTGTTGGAAATCAACAGACTGACCCACCGGCTTCTGTCCAAGCACATGACCCTGGACAGCTTTGATGCCATGTTCCGGGAGGCCAATCACAACGTCTCAGCTCCCTACGGACGAATCACACTTCATGTCTTTTGGGAACTCAACTTCGATTTCCTCCCGAACTACTGCTACAACGGATCAACAAACCG cTTTGTACGCACAGCCATTCCCTTCACCCAGGAGCCTCAAAGAGACAAGCCAGCTAATGTGCAGCCTTACTACCTGTATGGGTCCAAG CCTCTGAACATTGcctactctcacatatacagcTCCTACAGAAACTTTGTCGGCCCGCCTCACTTTAAGACAATTTGTCGTCTCCTTGGCTATCAAGGCATTGCTGTTGTAATGGAGGAGCTGCTAAAGATTGTCAAAAGCCTG TTACAGGGCACCATTCTGCAGTATGTAAAAACACTGATAGAAGTCATGCCCAAAATCTGCCGCCTACCCCGCCATGAGTATGGCTCCCCAG GGATCCTGGAGTTCTTCCACCATCAGCTCAAGGATATTATTGAGTATGCTGAGCTCAAGACAGATGTCTTCCAGAGTTTAAGGGAGGTGGGAAATGCCATCCTCTTCTGCCTGCTCATCGAGCAAGCTCTG GTGGTAAGGACATAG
- the cyfip2 gene encoding cytoplasmic FMR1-interacting protein 2 isoform X1: MTTHVTLEDALSNVDLLEELPLPDQQPCIEPPPSSIMYQANFDTNFEDRNAFVTGIARYIEQATVHSSMNEMLEEGHEYAVMLYTWRSCSRAIPQVKCNEQPNRVEIYEKTVEVLEPEVTKLMKFMYFQRKAIERFCSEVKRLCHAERRKDFVSEAYLLTLGKFINMFAVLDELKNMKCSVKNDHSAYKRAAQFLRKMADPQSIQESQNLSMFLANHNRITQCLHQQLEVIPGYEELLADIVNICVDYYENKMYLTPSEKHMLLKVMGFGLYLMDGNVSNIYKLDAKKRINLSKIDKFFKLQVVPLFGDMQIELSRYIETSAHYEENKSKWTCTQSSISPQYNLCEQMVQIREDHIRFISELARYSNSEVVTGSGLDSQKSDEEYRELFDLSLRGLQLLSKWSTHVMEVYSWKLVHPTDKFCNKDCPGTAEEYERATRYNYTSEEKFALVEVIAMIKGLQVLMGRMESVFNQAIRNTIYAALQDFAQMTLREPLRQAVRKKKNVLISVLQAIRKTVCDWEGAREPPNDPCLRGEKDPKGGFDIKVPRRAVGPSSTQLYMVRTMLESLIADKSGSKKTLRSSLDGPIVVAIEDFHKQSFFFTHLLNFSEALQQCCDLSQLWFREFFLELTMGRRIQFPIEMSMPWILTDHILETKEPSMMEYVLYPLDLYNDSGYYALTKFKKQFLYDEIEAEVNLCFDQFVYKLADQIFAYYKAMAGSVLLDKRFRAECKNYGVIIPYPPSNRYETLLKQRHVQLLGRSIDLNRLITQRISAAMYKSLDHAISRFESEDLTSIVELEWLLEINRLTHRLLSKHMTLDSFDAMFREANHNVSAPYGRITLHVFWELNFDFLPNYCYNGSTNRFVRTAIPFTQEPQRDKPANVQPYYLYGSKPLNIAYSHIYSSYRNFVGPPHFKTICRLLGYQGIAVVMEELLKIVKSLLQGTILQYVKTLIEVMPKICRLPRHEYGSPGILEFFHHQLKDIIEYAELKTDVFQSLREVGNAILFCLLIEQALSQEEVCDLLHAAPFQNILPRVYIKEGERLEVRMKRLEAKYAPLHLVPLIERLGTPQQIAIAREGDLLTKERLCCGLSMFEVILTRIRSFLQDGVWRGPPPTNGVMHVDECMEFHRLWSAMQFVYCIPVGTHEFTAEQCFGDGLNWAGCAIIVLLGQQRRFDLFDFCYHLLKVQRQDGKDEIIKNVPLKKMADRIRKYQILNNEIFAILNKYMKAVETDSSTVEHVRCFQPPIHQSLATTC; encoded by the exons ATGACGACCCACGTGACCCTGGAGGATGCCCTGTCCAATGTGGACCTGCTGGAGGAGCTGCCCCTCCCCGACCAGCAGCCATGCATCGAGCCGCCTCCCTCCTCCATTATGTACCAG GCCAATTTTGACACAAACTTTGAAGACAGGAATGCCTTTGTGACTGGCATAGCCCGGTATATAGAGCAAGCTACAGTCCATTCCAGCATG AATGAAATGCTGGAGGAAGGACATGAGTATGCTGTGATGCTTTACACTTGGAGAAGCTGCTCGAGAGCTATTCCGCAG GTGAAATGCAATGAGCAACCCAACAGAGTTGAAATCTATGAAAAAACAGTCGAGGTGTTGGAGCCGGAAGTCACCAAGCTCATGAAGTTCATGTACTTTCAG cgGAAAGCCATTGAACGTTTCTGCAGTGAAGTAAAGCGTCTGTGCCATGCCGAGAGAAGGAAAGACTTTGTATCCGAGGCCTACCTGCTCACTCTGGGCAAATTTATCAACATGTTTGCTGTACTGGATGAACTGAAAAACATGAAGTGTAGCGTCAAGAATGACCACTCTGCTTACAAAAG GGCTGCTCAGTTTCTGAGGAAGATGGCTGACCCTCAGTCCATCCAAGAGTCTCAGAATCTCTCCATGTTCTTAGCCAACCACAACAGGATCACTCAG TGCCTGCACCAACAACTGGAGGTGATTCCCGGTTATGAGGAACTTTTGGCGGATATTGTCAACATTTGTGTAGATTATTATGAGAACAAGATGTATTTGACTCCAAGTGAGAAACACATGCTGCTCAAG GTGATGGGCTTTGGTCTGTATCTGATGGATGGGAATGTGAGTAATATCTACAAACTAGATGCCAAAAAGAGGATCAACCTGAGCAAGATTGACAAGTTCTTTAAA CTTCAAGTTGTGCCACTGTTTGGAGACATGCAGATAGAGCTGTCCCGTTACATTGAGACAAGTGCTCATTACGAAGAAAACAAATCCAA GTGGACGTGCACCCAGAGCAGTATTTCACCGCAGTACAACCTCTGTGAGCAGATGGTGCAGATCAGGGAAGACCACATCAGATTCATCTCTGAACTGGCACGGTATAGCAACAGCGAAGTGGTGACGGGTTCGGGTCTGGATAGCCAGAAGTCAGACGAGGAATACAGAGAGCTTTTTGACTTGTCGCTGAGGGGTCTGCAGTTGTTGTCCAAGTGGAGCACACATGTCATGGAAGTC TACTCATGGAAGCTGGTCCATCCCACGGATAAGTTCTGTAATAAGGATTGtccaggcacagcagaggagtATGAACGAGCCACACGATACAATTACACCAGTGAGGAAAAATTTGCCCTGGTGGAAGTGATTGCCATGATCAAAGGTCTCCAG GTTCTGATGGGCCGGATGGAGTCTGTTTTTAATCAGGCCATCAGGAATACCATCTACGCAGCGTTGCAGGACTTTGCCCAAATGACACTCAGGGAGCCGTTGCGGCAGGCTGTGCGTAAGAAGAAGAACGTACTCATCAG TGTACTCCAGGCCATTCGAAAGACCGTCTGTGACTGGGAAGGGGCGAGGGAACCTCCAAATGATCCTTGTCTGAGAGGGGAGAAGGACCCTAAAGGTGGTTTCGACATCAAGGTGCCCCGTAGAGCTGTGGGACCATCGAGCACACAG CTGTACATGGTGCGCACCATGCTGGAGTCATTGATTGCAGACAAGAGTGGCTCGAAAAAGACTCTGCGCAGCAGCCTGGATGGACCCATTGTTGTGGCCATTGAAGACTTCCACAAACAATCCTTCTTCTTCACACACTTACTCAACTTCAGTG AGGCCCTGCAGCAGTGCTGTGACCTTTCCCAACTGTGGTTTAGAGAGTTCTTCCTTGAGCTGACTATGGGACGCAGAATCCAGTTCCCTATTGAGATGTCCATGCCGTGGATCCTTACTGACCACATCCTAGAGACTAAGGAGCCTTCGATGATGGA GTATGTGCTGTATCCTCTGGATTTGTACAACGATAGCGGCTACTATGCTCTTACTAAGTTCAAGAAGCAGTTCCTTTATGATGAAATTGAGGCTGAG GTAAACCTCTGCTTTGATCAGTTTGTCTACAAGTTGGCTGATCAAATATTTGCTTACTACAAAGCAATGGCTGGAAG CGTCCTCTTAGATAAGCGCTTCCGGGCAGAGTGTAAAAACTATGGAGTGATTATACCATACCCTCCTTCAAACCGCTATGAGACGCTGCTGAAACAGAGACATGTACAG CTACTGGGTCGCTCCATTGACCTAAACCGCCTGATCACCCAGAGGATCTCTGCTGCCATGTACAAGTCTCTGGACCACGCCATCAGTCGCTTTGAAAGCGAGGATCTGACCTCCATTGTG GAGTTGGAGTGGCTGTTGGAAATCAACAGACTGACCCACCGGCTTCTGTCCAAGCACATGACCCTGGACAGCTTTGATGCCATGTTCCGGGAGGCCAATCACAACGTCTCAGCTCCCTACGGACGAATCACACTTCATGTCTTTTGGGAACTCAACTTCGATTTCCTCCCGAACTACTGCTACAACGGATCAACAAACCG cTTTGTACGCACAGCCATTCCCTTCACCCAGGAGCCTCAAAGAGACAAGCCAGCTAATGTGCAGCCTTACTACCTGTATGGGTCCAAG CCTCTGAACATTGcctactctcacatatacagcTCCTACAGAAACTTTGTCGGCCCGCCTCACTTTAAGACAATTTGTCGTCTCCTTGGCTATCAAGGCATTGCTGTTGTAATGGAGGAGCTGCTAAAGATTGTCAAAAGCCTG TTACAGGGCACCATTCTGCAGTATGTAAAAACACTGATAGAAGTCATGCCCAAAATCTGCCGCCTACCCCGCCATGAGTATGGCTCCCCAG GGATCCTGGAGTTCTTCCACCATCAGCTCAAGGATATTATTGAGTATGCTGAGCTCAAGACAGATGTCTTCCAGAGTTTAAGGGAGGTGGGAAATGCCATCCTCTTCTGCCTGCTCATCGAGCAAGCTCTG TCACAGGAGGAAGTCTGTGACCTTCTTCATGCTGCACCCTTCCAGAACATTCTACCAAGAGTGTACATCAAAG AGGGAGAACGTCTGGAGGTGAGAATGAAAAGGCTGGAAGCAAAGTATGCCCCTCTCCACCTTGTGCCTCTAATTGAGAGGTTGGGAACCCCTCAG CAAATTGCCATTGCCCGTGAGGGAGATTTGCTGACCAAAGAGCGTCTGTGCTGCGGCCTCTCCATGTTTGAGGTCATCCTGACGCGTATCCGCAGCTTCCTGCAAGACGGGGTGTGGCGTGGGCCGCCTCCCACTAACGGCGTCATGCATGTTGATGAGTGCATGGAATTCCATCGCCTCTGGAGTGCAATGCAATTTGTGTATTGCATTCCTGTGGGCACTCATGAGTTCACAGCAGA GCAGTGCTTCGGGGATGGTCTGAACTGGGCCGGCTGTGCCATCATTGTTCTGTTGGGACAACAGCGCCGTTTTGATCTCTTTGACTTTTGCTACCACCTGCTCAAAGTCCAAAGACAAGATGGCAAGGATGAGATCATCAAAAATGTG CCACTAAAGAAGATGGCAGACCGCATCAGGAAGTACCAGATCCTTAACAATGAGATATTTGCTATTCTAAACAAGTACATGAAGGCCGTGGAGACCGACAGTTCCACTGTGGAACATGTTCGTTGTTTCCAACCTCCTATACACCAATCCCTGGCCACCACTTGctga